A window of the Thermodesulforhabdus norvegica genome harbors these coding sequences:
- a CDS encoding flavodoxin family protein, with translation MKILGISGSPRKEEQSGVYQTVKAVLDATGLDYELISLRGKKIGGCIACLKCAEDNVCKVKDDMEELREKIVEADAYVIGAPNYYSGINALTRAFLERWFQFRHREGNLLWGKRAVAVGIGGTSGVPPAEEIEMYMMYNFIKPVARVTGQGAASCYSCGFGHECKVGIPYMLYGDEAKNKVLQELAPDVRKDRELMNSARRAGELLARDLAECSREEVTREMQKLLFEKMKESV, from the coding sequence GAGCAATCTGGTGTCTATCAAACCGTTAAAGCGGTTCTGGATGCAACAGGGCTGGATTACGAGCTTATTTCACTCAGAGGAAAAAAAATAGGTGGTTGCATAGCCTGCCTGAAATGTGCCGAAGACAACGTATGTAAGGTTAAGGATGATATGGAGGAATTGAGAGAGAAAATCGTGGAGGCGGATGCCTACGTAATCGGCGCGCCCAACTACTATTCGGGAATTAATGCCCTTACCCGGGCCTTTCTGGAGCGATGGTTTCAATTCAGGCATCGTGAGGGCAATCTGCTTTGGGGTAAACGGGCCGTTGCCGTCGGAATAGGAGGTACATCGGGAGTTCCTCCGGCCGAAGAAATAGAAATGTACATGATGTACAACTTCATAAAACCCGTTGCCAGGGTTACAGGACAAGGAGCCGCTTCCTGCTACTCTTGTGGTTTCGGTCACGAGTGCAAGGTTGGAATACCTTACATGCTCTACGGCGATGAAGCAAAAAATAAAGTTCTGCAGGAGCTCGCACCGGACGTCAGGAAAGACCGGGAGTTAATGAACTCTGCCAGGCGGGCAGGTGAGTTACTGGCCCGGGACCTGGCTGAATGTTCAAGAGAAGAGGTTACCCGGGAGATGCAGAAGTTGCTTTTTGAAAAGATGAAAGAATCGGTTTGA
- a CDS encoding FprA family A-type flavoprotein: protein MHYQIASGVFWVGALDQDRRLFDSLIPLPDGTSYNAYLVKGSHKTALIDTVDPSKTEILINNLEDIPHIDYVISHHAEQDHSGSLPVIMDRYPECQLLCSEKAREMLLDLLDIPAGRIRVVADGESLSLGNKTLHFIYTPWVHWPETMVTFLEEEGILFSCDFFGSHLATTDIMQDGNHSVLEAAKRYFAEIMMPFRHIIQKNLQKLASLNIRLIAPSHGPVHVNPRGILDAYAGWSSGNVKNLVIIPFVTMHESTRMLVDWLTEELVSRNIPVEQFNLTVSDPGRLAMALLDAATVIIGTPTMLAGPHPLAAYAAVVANALRPPTRFIGIIGSYGWGGKTVETLRALLSNMRAEFFDPILVQGKPKAGHRDEISRLAELIRKKHISAGLI from the coding sequence ATGCATTATCAGATTGCCAGCGGAGTTTTCTGGGTAGGAGCTCTGGATCAGGACAGGCGCCTTTTCGACAGCTTAATACCGCTGCCTGACGGTACCAGCTATAACGCTTACCTCGTAAAGGGCTCCCACAAAACGGCCCTTATAGATACGGTGGATCCCTCTAAAACCGAAATACTGATCAACAATCTGGAAGATATTCCCCACATCGATTATGTGATCTCTCACCATGCGGAACAGGATCACTCGGGAAGTCTGCCTGTCATCATGGACCGGTATCCTGAATGTCAACTATTGTGCTCCGAGAAAGCCAGGGAGATGCTTCTGGATCTCCTCGACATCCCCGCGGGTAGAATCCGCGTGGTTGCAGATGGAGAAAGCCTGTCCCTCGGAAACAAAACCCTTCACTTTATTTACACTCCCTGGGTTCACTGGCCTGAAACCATGGTTACGTTCCTTGAAGAAGAAGGCATCCTTTTCAGCTGCGATTTCTTCGGATCTCACCTGGCAACCACAGATATTATGCAAGATGGTAACCATTCAGTCCTGGAAGCGGCAAAAAGATACTTCGCCGAAATCATGATGCCTTTCAGGCATATCATTCAGAAAAATCTGCAAAAGCTTGCTTCGCTGAACATAAGACTTATCGCTCCAAGTCATGGGCCTGTTCATGTAAATCCAAGAGGGATTTTAGATGCTTACGCCGGGTGGTCCTCCGGAAATGTCAAGAATCTGGTTATTATTCCTTTTGTTACGATGCACGAAAGCACAAGAATGCTGGTGGATTGGCTTACAGAGGAGCTGGTTTCTCGAAATATCCCCGTTGAGCAGTTTAACCTAACCGTGTCCGATCCGGGCAGGCTGGCAATGGCTCTTCTTGATGCGGCCACGGTCATTATAGGGACACCCACGATGCTTGCAGGCCCTCATCCTCTCGCCGCTTATGCTGCTGTTGTTGCAAACGCCCTGAGGCCTCCAACCCGATTTATCGGAATCATCGGGTCTTACGGCTGGGGAGGGAAAACGGTTGAGACTCTCAGAGCCCTCTTGAGTAATATGAGAGCCGAGTTTTTTGATCCCATTCTCGTTCAGGGAAAACCAAAAGCCGGTCACAGGGATGAGATCTCCAGGCTGGCGGAACTAATCAGGAAGAAACACATTTCAGCAGGATTGATTTGA
- a CDS encoding hemerythrin domain-containing protein: MSRRMYRVGGIAMFSREKQKALDILEREHQVILGMLSVLDRICSTGRPIDDEFLEDMEKIIAFFKEFADRCHHGKEGALLFPALEVHGTEEVKLAVKELSDQHVKGRKLVAQMKNALEEMKKGNQAALEGFCKSAKEYGDFLRGHIAAEDEDLFLTARSLLPDLEQDRLVREFERVEHEEIGQGVHERLHRVAHEMSEKYRD; the protein is encoded by the coding sequence ATGTCCCGAAGAATGTATCGGGTGGGAGGAATAGCCATGTTTTCTCGTGAAAAACAAAAGGCTCTTGATATTCTGGAACGGGAACATCAGGTCATACTGGGCATGCTGTCGGTGCTGGACCGCATATGCAGTACCGGCAGGCCAATAGATGACGAGTTCCTGGAGGATATGGAAAAGATTATCGCCTTTTTCAAAGAGTTTGCTGACCGCTGCCATCACGGCAAAGAAGGGGCTCTGTTATTCCCCGCTCTGGAAGTTCACGGAACGGAAGAGGTGAAACTTGCCGTAAAGGAGCTTTCGGATCAGCACGTTAAGGGCAGGAAGCTGGTAGCCCAAATGAAGAACGCTCTGGAGGAAATGAAAAAAGGAAACCAGGCCGCCCTCGAAGGGTTTTGTAAATCCGCAAAAGAGTACGGTGATTTTCTCAGGGGACACATAGCTGCGGAAGATGAAGATCTCTTTTTAACGGCCCGTTCTCTCCTTCCGGATCTGGAGCAGGATAGGCTTGTCCGGGAATTTGAGAGAGTTGAGCACGAGGAAATAGGTCAGGGTGTCCATGAAAGATTACACAGGGTCGCCCATGAGATGTCCGAGAAGTACAGAGATTAA
- a CDS encoding ferredoxin yields MSRRLYLDEDCCVGCGTCAELCPEVFEMDEENEKARLVKPEGGDEDCIEEAIASCPEECIGWEE; encoded by the coding sequence ATGTCAAGACGCCTTTACCTTGATGAAGACTGCTGCGTGGGTTGTGGCACCTGTGCAGAACTCTGTCCGGAAGTATTTGAAATGGACGAAGAAAACGAGAAGGCCCGCCTCGTAAAACCCGAAGGTGGGGATGAAGACTGCATTGAAGAGGCCATCGCCTCATGTCCCGAAGAATGTATCGGGTGGGAGGAATAG
- the cooS gene encoding anaerobic carbon-monoxide dehydrogenase catalytic subunit: MEGTRVSYHDSVRKMVERLRSDGITNLWDRYVSQGLGDNPDKRCPFCMAGVRCDLCSNGPCRADAAKDKRGVCGITADGMAMRMMALRNVMGASTYHYHTEQTVRTLKATALGKTPFSISEPSKLRTFATRLGINTNGSDAEVALRLCDFVQTDFQRPSHEPSLIVSQLAPRERQKVWKDLGIFPGGIYAEMLRVTSSCLTNVDGYFASLALKAMRMSIAMAYQSQIVNEYCQDILFGIPRPHRMRVDLGVLDPDYVNVVPNGHEPFIGFALVQAARKPEWQEKAKKAGARGIRVIASIETGQEMIQRWAMDDVFYGFTGNWIMQEPLLASGCIDLFACDMNCSLPVDPIYAEKYHFKLVPVSDLVAFEGVSDRIDYIPEEVEQQAERLLEMAIENFPERRRKVSPVTGLRMGEAVVGFSTESILDALGGSLDPLLGAIKEGSIRGVAGFVSCTTLRDTGQDVHSVRMARELIARDILVLSMGCGNAALQVAGLCLPEARELAGPGLKKVCEALGIPPVLSYGTCTDTGRCADLLFTVSEALGGVPIPDLPVVAVAPEYMEQKATIDAIFALAFGLYTYVNPVPPVTGAPNLVKLLTEDLREVTGGLLNVNPDPVQAAEALLGHIESNRKKLGI, from the coding sequence ATGGAGGGAACCAGGGTATCCTATCATGATAGTGTACGAAAAATGGTCGAGCGCCTGCGCAGTGACGGGATCACCAATCTCTGGGATCGATATGTTTCTCAGGGTCTTGGAGACAACCCGGACAAGAGATGTCCTTTCTGTATGGCAGGAGTGCGCTGTGATCTTTGTTCTAACGGCCCATGTCGTGCCGATGCTGCCAAAGATAAACGGGGAGTATGCGGAATAACCGCCGATGGTATGGCAATGCGTATGATGGCTCTAAGAAACGTCATGGGCGCCTCTACCTATCATTACCACACGGAGCAGACCGTAAGAACACTGAAAGCCACCGCCCTGGGAAAGACGCCCTTTTCCATATCAGAACCTTCTAAACTTCGAACATTTGCCACCAGACTGGGTATAAACACAAACGGATCAGATGCCGAGGTAGCGCTCAGGCTCTGTGACTTCGTCCAGACCGACTTTCAGCGGCCTTCTCATGAGCCAAGCCTTATCGTGTCGCAACTTGCCCCCCGGGAACGCCAGAAGGTCTGGAAAGATCTGGGCATCTTCCCCGGTGGTATATATGCCGAGATGCTCCGTGTAACAAGCTCCTGTCTGACCAACGTGGACGGATATTTTGCAAGCCTGGCCCTTAAAGCCATGAGAATGTCTATAGCCATGGCTTACCAGAGTCAGATTGTAAACGAATACTGTCAGGACATTCTGTTCGGTATTCCCAGGCCTCACCGCATGCGGGTTGATCTGGGCGTTTTAGATCCTGATTACGTTAACGTCGTACCTAACGGCCATGAACCATTTATAGGATTCGCCCTCGTCCAGGCTGCCCGGAAACCCGAGTGGCAGGAGAAAGCGAAAAAAGCGGGAGCCAGGGGTATCCGGGTTATAGCCAGCATAGAAACCGGGCAGGAGATGATACAGCGATGGGCAATGGATGACGTATTTTACGGCTTTACCGGAAACTGGATCATGCAGGAACCTTTGCTGGCGAGCGGCTGCATTGATCTCTTCGCCTGCGATATGAACTGTTCACTTCCCGTAGATCCCATCTATGCAGAAAAATATCACTTCAAGCTTGTGCCGGTAAGCGACCTTGTTGCCTTCGAAGGGGTATCGGATCGAATCGATTATATACCCGAAGAGGTTGAGCAACAGGCTGAACGCCTGCTTGAGATGGCCATAGAGAATTTCCCGGAAAGAAGAAGAAAGGTAAGTCCCGTCACGGGCCTCAGGATGGGTGAAGCCGTCGTAGGATTTTCGACCGAAAGCATCCTTGATGCCCTTGGAGGCAGCCTGGATCCCCTTTTAGGGGCTATCAAAGAAGGCTCAATACGAGGAGTTGCGGGATTCGTTTCCTGTACTACCCTACGGGATACCGGACAGGATGTACACAGTGTCAGAATGGCCCGGGAGCTTATTGCAAGAGACATTCTTGTTCTGTCCATGGGATGTGGAAATGCCGCCCTTCAGGTTGCAGGCCTGTGCCTGCCGGAAGCCAGAGAGCTGGCAGGCCCCGGACTTAAGAAGGTGTGCGAAGCCCTGGGTATTCCGCCGGTTCTGAGTTACGGGACCTGCACCGACACGGGACGCTGTGCAGATCTGCTCTTTACCGTCTCAGAAGCTCTGGGCGGCGTTCCGATACCCGATCTTCCCGTTGTAGCCGTTGCGCCTGAATACATGGAGCAGAAGGCAACTATCGACGCAATCTTCGCCCTGGCCTTCGGTCTCTATACCTACGTGAATCCGGTTCCACCGGTAACGGGAGCTCCCAATCTCGTTAAACTGCTCACGGAGGATCTTCGCGAGGTCACCGGGGGATTATTAAACGTAAACCCCGATCCCGTCCAGGCAGCCGAAGCCCTGCTCGGTCACATTGAAAGTAACAGAAAGAAACTCGGAATCTAA
- a CDS encoding cytochrome P460 family protein — protein MPFVSFAFFIFLSGCMMHGMAGDGMPEPKGPEFWKYIVEENPYRTWNFFPGKEGLYRGTSPHGAFLKVYVNDLAYRAALEGKPMPYGAIIVKENYAEDKKTLMAVTPMYRVKGFNPDGGDWFWAKYGPNGEIMAAGRMEGCIKCHGVHRNADWRFLHVAK, from the coding sequence ATGCCTTTTGTGAGCTTTGCTTTTTTTATTTTCTTGTCCGGCTGCATGATGCACGGTATGGCCGGTGATGGTATGCCGGAGCCGAAGGGCCCTGAATTTTGGAAATACATAGTTGAGGAAAATCCCTATCGAACATGGAATTTTTTCCCGGGGAAGGAGGGTCTTTACAGGGGCACGAGTCCTCATGGGGCTTTTTTGAAAGTATATGTCAACGATCTGGCCTACAGGGCTGCTCTTGAAGGCAAACCCATGCCTTATGGGGCCATAATAGTTAAGGAGAACTATGCCGAGGATAAAAAAACACTTATGGCCGTAACCCCGATGTACAGGGTTAAAGGTTTTAATCCGGACGGGGGCGACTGGTTTTGGGCAAAGTACGGGCCCAACGGTGAGATAATGGCTGCCGGCAGGATGGAGGGATGCATAAAATGTCACGGGGTACACAGGAATGCCGACTGGAGATTTTTGCATGTTGCAAAGTGA
- a CDS encoding c-type cytochrome — MEGLIKLKAWLSLPLFGVGIFNMLVIFEVLGRQNKTSNPQVLRKLHKTVGWMGFLWMLFISLLCVYLIKQTSGAMTPRGAVHALTALILLFLMMVKILIVRSYRKLYSFVPGLGMVIFASLMTTLVLSSGTYFLAHSGSGHVHADSQKRDLVKKGQSIFNSLCAGCHYSDSSDRKIGPGLKGLSRLNNLPLSGRPVTRENLLDQLNNPYGTMPSFQGLSEEHKKAIIEFLLTL, encoded by the coding sequence ATGGAAGGATTGATTAAGTTGAAGGCCTGGCTCTCACTGCCTTTGTTCGGCGTGGGCATTTTTAACATGCTCGTTATCTTTGAGGTTTTAGGGAGGCAGAACAAAACCTCAAATCCTCAGGTGCTGAGAAAACTCCACAAAACTGTTGGGTGGATGGGATTTCTCTGGATGTTATTTATCTCCCTGCTTTGTGTATATCTTATTAAACAAACCTCTGGTGCGATGACTCCCCGGGGAGCCGTTCATGCTCTTACGGCTTTAATCCTGCTTTTTCTGATGATGGTGAAAATTTTAATAGTAAGGAGTTACAGAAAACTGTATTCATTTGTTCCGGGCCTTGGTATGGTTATTTTTGCATCTCTAATGACCACTCTTGTCCTTTCGTCGGGTACGTATTTTCTGGCTCATAGTGGCAGTGGTCATGTGCACGCCGATTCGCAGAAAAGGGATCTGGTAAAGAAAGGTCAATCCATCTTCAATTCCCTGTGTGCCGGATGTCACTATTCGGATAGCTCGGATCGGAAAATCGGTCCCGGTCTTAAAGGGCTTTCCCGGCTTAATAACCTTCCTTTAAGCGGTAGGCCGGTGACCCGTGAAAACCTTCTGGATCAGCTGAACAACCCCTACGGTACGATGCCGTCTTTTCAAGGCCTTTCTGAAGAACACAAAAAAGCCATAATAGAATTCCTGTTGACTCTGTGA
- a CDS encoding TetR/AcrR family transcriptional regulator, with product MNKTSQGIGGSEADRRREFIEAALRIVQSEGLSSLSISRLASEVGVVPSALYRHFRSKEELLDAILGFVRENLREHFEDAVGHHFSALSALDELLNRHVNMIKAHGAIPRVLFSEEIVGDSRARRKVLGEIIREHVGRIAGLVKRGQDEGEIRKDLDPEAVALMFLGIVQPAAILWHTSEGEFDFTEYAKQAWRVFRESVTV from the coding sequence GTGAATAAGACTTCACAGGGGATTGGAGGGTCTGAAGCGGACAGGCGCAGAGAATTCATAGAAGCGGCTTTACGTATTGTGCAGTCTGAGGGTTTGAGCAGCCTGAGTATCAGCCGGTTGGCTTCGGAAGTCGGGGTGGTTCCTTCTGCACTATACCGGCATTTCAGAAGCAAGGAAGAGTTGCTGGACGCTATTCTCGGCTTCGTAAGAGAAAATTTAAGAGAGCATTTTGAGGATGCCGTTGGTCATCATTTTTCGGCTCTGTCTGCACTGGATGAACTGTTGAACAGGCATGTGAATATGATCAAAGCTCATGGTGCAATCCCCCGGGTTCTCTTTTCTGAAGAAATTGTTGGTGATAGCAGAGCGCGCAGGAAAGTGCTGGGCGAGATAATTCGGGAACATGTTGGAAGAATTGCAGGGCTTGTTAAACGAGGTCAGGATGAAGGTGAGATCAGGAAGGATCTCGATCCTGAAGCGGTGGCGCTTATGTTTCTCGGAATAGTCCAGCCTGCGGCTATTCTATGGCACACAAGCGAAGGAGAGTTCGACTTTACGGAGTACGCCAAACAGGCATGGCGAGTATTTAGAGAATCTGTAACGGTCTGA
- a CDS encoding NapC/NirT family cytochrome c, which yields MSRKVKAMLLVALGIFLGFPLFSMTYYTMVRTSTPGFCASCHEIQPAYNAWKTSTHVNNGQGVVADCMDCHLPAPHDTVEFFYAKTLHGAKDIFVHFVKGSDSYSREKSRNRAYETIKNDQCLKCHRNILYMPHKRGAMLAHRSVIYPRKGYEKKCFDCHKNLVHLDRSQFVYRF from the coding sequence ATGAGCCGGAAAGTTAAGGCAATGTTGCTTGTGGCCCTGGGTATCTTCCTCGGTTTTCCGCTGTTTTCCATGACCTATTACACGATGGTCCGAACATCTACTCCAGGCTTTTGTGCAAGCTGTCATGAAATCCAGCCTGCCTATAACGCCTGGAAGACGTCCACTCACGTGAACAACGGTCAGGGTGTTGTTGCGGACTGCATGGACTGTCATTTGCCTGCGCCCCACGACACCGTGGAATTCTTTTACGCAAAGACCTTACACGGTGCCAAGGATATATTTGTTCACTTCGTAAAAGGCTCCGATTCTTATAGCCGTGAAAAATCAAGAAATCGGGCCTATGAGACCATAAAAAACGACCAGTGTTTAAAATGTCATCGCAATATCCTCTACATGCCCCATAAGCGGGGAGCCATGCTTGCCCATCGAAGTGTTATTTACCCTCGTAAAGGCTATGAAAAGAAGTGTTTCGACTGTCATAAAAACTTGGTTCATTTAGATAGGTCTCAATTTGTTTACAGGTTTTAA
- a CDS encoding cupin domain-containing protein encodes MKKDGTPVVPLTDLVDYQEGSIVSRAIVQKKSGTVTVFAFDEGQGLSEHTAPFDALVFVVDGEAEITLSDTVHRVNSGEMMMLPAGEPHSVRAVKPFKMLLVMVRE; translated from the coding sequence ATGAAAAAGGACGGAACTCCGGTCGTTCCCTTGACAGATCTGGTTGATTATCAAGAGGGTTCTATTGTAAGCCGGGCAATCGTTCAGAAAAAGTCCGGTACCGTGACGGTTTTTGCCTTTGACGAAGGGCAGGGTTTAAGCGAGCATACTGCACCTTTTGATGCTCTTGTTTTTGTTGTAGACGGCGAAGCTGAGATAACTTTATCGGACACTGTTCACAGGGTTAACTCCGGGGAAATGATGATGCTCCCCGCAGGGGAACCCCATTCGGTCAGGGCGGTTAAACCCTTTAAGATGTTATTGGTTATGGTTCGTGAATAA
- a CDS encoding multiheme c-type cytochrome, which translates to MVSFCLFLLCAIPSFSETGINTPKVKEFRIERSIPPEGIACIECHRRESPGIFADWANSRHASAAITCIDCHRAEEFDPDVSVDHYKQYERNDTPYGRKEYRVPVSAVVTPKDCSRCHPDEVTQYSRSKHANTIEIIWKIDPWLKLGMNSDVERQSGCFHCHGSVLRMKDGRLDPATWPNVGVGRVNLDGSRGSCTSCHTRHRFSVMEARKPEACGQCHLGPDHPQIEIYMESKHGDIYTAFGDGYNWDAAPGTWTPGVDFRGPTCASCHISGAGTVLTSHDVTERLSWETQAPLTVRPSEFQAFPAKTNWEVERQKMQAICMQCHGKTWVEDHYAKMDAVIREYNEVYFKPAKEMLDRLYEKGLLDKTKFFDERLEVEFYELWHHEGRRARMGAAMMAPDYAWWHGFYECKKRYNAFMEEARHLLETGKKAYRAPDYPNATGSTERPPEVFGKAEK; encoded by the coding sequence ATGGTGTCTTTTTGCCTTTTCTTACTTTGCGCAATCCCGTCGTTTTCTGAAACGGGGATAAATACCCCTAAAGTCAAGGAATTTCGAATAGAACGCAGTATCCCGCCTGAGGGTATTGCCTGTATTGAGTGTCACAGGCGGGAGAGCCCCGGGATTTTTGCAGATTGGGCTAACAGCAGGCATGCCAGCGCTGCTATAACCTGTATAGATTGTCACAGGGCTGAGGAGTTTGATCCCGATGTCAGCGTGGATCATTACAAACAGTATGAAAGAAACGATACCCCTTATGGGCGCAAGGAATATCGGGTTCCCGTTTCGGCCGTCGTAACCCCTAAGGATTGTTCGCGATGCCATCCTGATGAGGTAACCCAGTATTCGAGAAGCAAACACGCAAACACGATTGAAATAATATGGAAAATTGACCCATGGCTTAAATTGGGGATGAACAGCGACGTTGAAAGGCAGTCTGGTTGTTTCCACTGCCACGGGTCGGTGCTGAGGATGAAGGATGGAAGACTTGATCCCGCTACCTGGCCGAACGTCGGCGTGGGGCGTGTAAATCTCGACGGCAGTCGTGGAAGTTGCACGAGCTGTCATACCAGGCATAGATTCTCCGTGATGGAAGCGAGAAAGCCGGAGGCCTGCGGGCAGTGCCATCTCGGACCGGATCATCCCCAGATCGAGATCTACATGGAATCCAAGCACGGGGACATATACACCGCCTTTGGAGACGGTTATAATTGGGATGCTGCTCCGGGAACCTGGACTCCGGGAGTGGATTTCAGGGGACCAACCTGTGCATCCTGTCACATCTCCGGTGCAGGTACCGTTCTCACCTCCCATGACGTAACGGAACGGCTCTCCTGGGAGACCCAGGCTCCTCTCACGGTGCGTCCTTCGGAATTCCAGGCCTTTCCGGCAAAGACCAACTGGGAGGTGGAGCGGCAGAAGATGCAGGCTATATGCATGCAGTGTCATGGGAAAACATGGGTGGAAGATCATTACGCGAAGATGGATGCGGTAATTCGGGAATACAACGAGGTTTATTTTAAACCTGCCAAAGAGATGCTGGACAGACTGTATGAGAAGGGACTGCTGGACAAGACGAAGTTTTTCGACGAGAGGCTTGAGGTTGAGTTCTATGAGCTATGGCATCATGAAGGCAGGAGAGCCCGAATGGGAGCAGCCATGATGGCCCCCGATTATGCCTGGTGGCACGGCTTTTATGAGTGCAAGAAGCGCTACAATGCTTTTATGGAAGAGGCCAGGCATCTTCTGGAGACGGGGAAGAAGGCTTATAGAGCTCCCGACTATCCCAATGCCACGGGAAGTACCGAGCGGCCTCCAGAGGTCTTCGGAAAGGCCGAGAAATAA
- a CDS encoding winged helix-turn-helix domain-containing protein, protein MRIHLWLEAEEGQIFGLGRAQLLARIAVHGSLKRAAEDLGMSYRAAWGKVKKTEDVIDARLIKRSGTRRDGYELTEFGRNLLDSFNIWFGEVEEIALQKARTLFPWSIEKYGDE, encoded by the coding sequence ATGAGGATCCATCTGTGGCTGGAAGCCGAAGAAGGCCAGATTTTCGGTCTGGGCCGGGCACAACTACTGGCCAGGATTGCCGTCCACGGTTCACTTAAAAGGGCAGCAGAAGACCTGGGTATGTCCTATAGAGCCGCCTGGGGAAAGGTTAAGAAAACCGAAGATGTCATAGATGCCAGACTCATAAAACGAAGCGGCACCAGGAGGGATGGATACGAACTCACCGAATTTGGCCGGAACTTACTGGATTCCTTTAACATCTGGTTCGGCGAGGTAGAAGAGATAGCACTTCAGAAAGCCAGAACGCTATTCCCCTGGAGTATTGAAAAATACGGCGACGAATAA
- the wtpA gene encoding tungstate ABC transporter substrate-binding protein WtpA — translation MGMRSLKALIMVMVFYTALLGVIIHYSWAGEKLQGRVIIFHAGSLSVPFEAMERAFEEAHPEIDIVREASGSVEAARKISELHKPCDIMASADYEVIDKILIPLYADWNIRFASNQLVLCYTKKSRYATQINARNWYQILQRKDVVWGHSDPNLDPCGYRALMVMQLAEKYYRLPGLYNKLLSNRPQIRPKSVELVSLLQTGNMDYAWEYLSVAVQHGLKYVTLPDQINLGNYAYDPFYAQAVVRVAGEKPGSFIEMKGKSCTYGITLLRSAPNRKAAIAFLAYMLDPKGGLKILKAMGQPPLIPCKVSSQDVKDKLPEVLRALVDVDR, via the coding sequence ATGGGAATGAGATCTCTTAAGGCGTTGATAATGGTGATGGTATTTTACACAGCGCTTCTGGGGGTAATCATTCATTACTCTTGGGCGGGTGAAAAGCTACAGGGTCGGGTCATTATTTTTCATGCGGGTAGTCTTTCTGTTCCCTTCGAAGCTATGGAGAGGGCCTTCGAAGAAGCCCACCCCGAAATTGACATAGTCCGTGAAGCCAGCGGCAGTGTGGAGGCTGCAAGAAAGATTTCGGAGTTGCATAAGCCATGCGATATTATGGCTTCAGCTGATTATGAAGTAATTGACAAGATTCTTATTCCTCTATATGCAGATTGGAATATCCGCTTTGCCTCGAATCAGCTTGTTCTGTGCTATACCAAGAAAAGTCGCTACGCAACTCAAATAAATGCCCGGAACTGGTATCAGATCCTTCAGCGTAAAGATGTTGTATGGGGACATTCTGACCCTAATTTGGACCCCTGCGGTTATCGGGCTCTGATGGTGATGCAACTCGCTGAAAAGTATTATAGGCTTCCGGGACTGTATAACAAACTTCTTTCCAATCGGCCTCAGATTCGACCAAAATCCGTCGAACTTGTAAGTCTCCTTCAGACAGGCAACATGGATTATGCTTGGGAGTACCTGTCTGTGGCCGTTCAACATGGCTTAAAGTATGTTACTCTACCTGACCAGATCAACTTAGGTAATTATGCTTATGATCCCTTTTATGCTCAGGCTGTGGTTCGGGTTGCAGGTGAAAAGCCGGGCTCTTTCATTGAAATGAAAGGGAAATCTTGTACCTATGGAATTACGCTTCTGAGATCCGCCCCCAACCGAAAAGCTGCTATCGCTTTTTTGGCCTATATGCTGGATCCAAAGGGTGGTTTAAAAATTCTGAAAGCAATGGGACAACCTCCTCTTATACCTTGTAAGGTTTCATCTCAGGATGTGAAGGACAAACTACCCGAGGTCCTTAGAGCCCTCGTGGATGTGGATCGGTAA